AACATGCCGGGCCTGCCTGCCGGGCATCTGGGCTTTCGCGAAGGGCCGATGATGGCGTCGCAGGATCTGCTCACCGTGACTATTGAAGGTGTCGGCGGCCACGGTTCGATGCCGCACTTGGCGGTCGATCCGCTGGTCGCGGCGGCGAGCGCCGTCATGGCGCTGCAAACCGTTGTTTCACGCAACATCGATGCGCAACAGGCCGCCGTGGTAACGGTCGGTGCGCTGCAAGCGGGGGAGGCGGCCAACGTCATTCCGCAACAGGCAATCCTTCGCCTTAGCCTGCGTGCGCTCAACGCTGAAGTGCGGGTACAGACCCTCGACCGCGTGCGCTCGATCATCGAAACCCAGGCTGAGAGTTTCGGCTGCACCTCACACATCGAACACCGCCCGGCCTACCCGGTGCTGGTCAACCACGCCGCCGAAACCGAATTCGCCCGGCAGGTTGGCGTCGAGTTGGTCGGCGCCAACGCCGTCGATGGCAACACACCGAAATTGATGGGCAGCGAAGACTTCGCCTGGATGCTCCAGCGTTGCCCCGGCGCTTATCTGTTTATCGGCAACGGCGTGTCGCGGCCGATGGTGCACAACCCCGCGTATGACTTTAAT
The sequence above is drawn from the Pseudomonas sp. FP2196 genome and encodes:
- a CDS encoding M20 aminoacylase family protein, whose product is MPRHQHIQAWLNDVASDLHATRQDIHAHPELGFEESRTSALVAQSLEDWGYEVHTGIGKTGVVGVLRNGSSSRRLGLRADMDALPIIENTGVAYSSQHQGCMHACGHDGHTAMLLGAARYLAATRQFDGTLTLIFQPAEEGQGGAEAMLADGLLERFPCDALFGMHNMPGLPAGHLGFREGPMMASQDLLTVTIEGVGGHGSMPHLAVDPLVAAASAVMALQTVVSRNIDAQQAAVVTVGALQAGEAANVIPQQAILRLSLRALNAEVRVQTLDRVRSIIETQAESFGCTSHIEHRPAYPVLVNHAAETEFARQVGVELVGANAVDGNTPKLMGSEDFAWMLQRCPGAYLFIGNGVSRPMVHNPAYDFNDDILLTGAAYWGALTESWLKPA